From Lysinibacillus sp. SGAir0095, the proteins below share one genomic window:
- a CDS encoding SDR family NAD(P)-dependent oxidoreductase, producing the protein MTNLQGKVAVVTGGASGIGLATVKAFLDKGVKVVIGDFNKEAGLKVEQELKEKYQDVSFVEVNVAEEQSVENLVAEAVKQFGQLDIIFNNAGIGIQKPTHELTDEEYKRVIAVNQDGVFYGIKYAIREMLKTGGGSIINTASILGSVGEPTSIPYAASKGAVNLITKSAALEYADRNIRVNAVAPGFIESGLVNKEALGDFYDGLVEKHPIGRLGTPDEIAHAVVFLAENDFVTGTTVMVDGGYTAK; encoded by the coding sequence ATGACTAATTTACAAGGTAAAGTAGCAGTTGTTACAGGCGGAGCTTCAGGAATTGGACTAGCTACTGTGAAAGCGTTTTTAGATAAAGGTGTAAAAGTAGTTATTGGAGATTTCAATAAAGAAGCTGGTTTAAAAGTAGAACAGGAACTAAAAGAAAAGTATCAGGATGTTTCATTTGTAGAAGTGAATGTTGCTGAAGAACAATCTGTAGAAAACCTTGTTGCTGAGGCGGTAAAACAATTCGGACAATTAGATATTATTTTCAATAATGCAGGGATCGGGATTCAAAAACCAACACACGAATTAACTGACGAAGAATACAAAAGAGTGATTGCAGTTAACCAAGATGGTGTATTCTATGGCATCAAATATGCGATTCGTGAAATGTTGAAAACCGGTGGCGGTTCAATCATTAATACAGCATCAATCTTGGGATCTGTTGGAGAGCCAACTTCTATTCCATACGCAGCAAGTAAAGGTGCGGTTAACTTAATAACAAAATCGGCAGCATTAGAATATGCTGATCGCAATATCCGAGTAAATGCAGTAGCTCCTGGATTTATCGAATCAGGATTAGTGAACAAAGAAGCTTTAGGAGATTTCTACGATGGTTTGGTAGAAAAACATCCAATCGGACGATTAGGAACACCAGACGAAATTGCACATGCAGTAGTATTCTTAGCAGAAAATGACTTTGTTACTGGGACAACAGTTATGGTAGATGGTGGGTATACAGCTAAGTAA
- a CDS encoding YbfB/YjiJ family MFS transporter, giving the protein MRKQHIGVLFGGVLLLVVAMGISRFAFTPILPFMRMEEGLSFEEGGYLASSNYIGYFVGALGAGFIYRNKKNFLLITVVLNVLSIFLMGLTHSFLVWILLRFIAGTTSGFIFVLTSSIIMDYLATHFQTRFSGFLFSGIGIGIAISGLLVPLIEGIFDWEGTWIGLGILSALFLISTLVLWNNISINNGEKVEKTRDTKILQGFMPWLIIAYGLEGLGYIITGTFLVDIIYNIESLRSFASFSWVIAGVAAAPAAPIWMMLIAKYSTVRVLSIAYILQVIGILLPVFTQTSWSVLLSAFLFGFTFVGIVSLSTAYARELFPKQSGVVVSALTTAYALGQIIGPILASSVESYFNSFKAPLSFAGSIVTVALAILLVGKWYSNRKELSKAIEVYPHQR; this is encoded by the coding sequence TTGCGCAAACAACACATAGGGGTGCTATTTGGGGGCGTGTTGCTTTTAGTTGTTGCAATGGGGATAAGTCGGTTTGCATTTACACCCATTTTACCGTTTATGCGAATGGAAGAAGGTCTTTCCTTTGAAGAAGGCGGCTATTTAGCTTCAAGTAATTATATTGGTTATTTTGTAGGTGCTCTTGGTGCAGGTTTTATTTACCGGAATAAAAAGAATTTTTTACTTATAACCGTTGTACTTAATGTATTATCTATCTTCTTAATGGGGCTAACACATTCATTTTTAGTGTGGATATTATTACGTTTTATTGCGGGTACAACCAGTGGTTTTATTTTCGTATTAACCTCTAGTATTATTATGGATTACTTAGCAACGCACTTTCAGACCCGGTTTTCCGGCTTTTTATTCTCCGGAATTGGAATAGGTATCGCCATTTCGGGTTTACTCGTTCCATTAATAGAAGGTATTTTCGATTGGGAAGGAACTTGGATAGGTCTTGGTATTTTATCGGCACTATTTCTTATTTCCACTCTTGTTCTTTGGAATAATATTTCCATTAATAATGGCGAAAAGGTTGAAAAAACAAGGGATACAAAAATTCTTCAGGGGTTTATGCCTTGGTTAATCATTGCTTATGGCTTAGAGGGTCTTGGCTATATTATCACGGGGACATTTTTAGTAGATATCATTTACAATATTGAAAGTTTAAGATCTTTCGCTAGTTTTAGTTGGGTAATAGCAGGAGTTGCTGCTGCTCCCGCTGCTCCAATTTGGATGATGCTAATAGCCAAATACTCTACCGTTAGAGTATTATCTATTGCATACATACTACAAGTAATTGGTATTCTATTGCCTGTATTTACTCAGACATCCTGGAGCGTTCTTCTATCTGCCTTTTTGTTCGGTTTTACTTTTGTTGGGATTGTTTCCCTATCAACAGCTTATGCACGAGAGCTATTCCCGAAACAAAGCGGTGTTGTCGTTTCTGCTTTAACAACTGCTTATGCACTCGGCCAAATTATAGGGCCAATATTAGCTAGTTCTGTTGAATCCTATTTTAATAGCTTTAAAGCACCGCTTTCCTTTGCAGGCTCGATTGTAACAGTTGCCCTTGCTATTTTATTAGTAGGAAAATGGTATAGTAATCGAAAAGAGCTTTCTAAAGCTATAGAAGTTTATCCTCATCAAAGGTAA
- the menC gene encoding o-succinylbenzoate synthase, producing MKIKEVTIRHLKMKLKNPFSTSFGTFVNKEFLLLEVTDEQGTIGFGESVAFDTPWYTEETLKTNWHMLEDFLIPMILNKEIQHPDEILELFKGIRKNNMAKSAIEGAFWDIFTQQTNQSLAHALGGKKEKIEVGISLGIQGSIEKQIDVVDKAIKSGYKRIKLKIKPGWDIELMRVLREHFPDTPMMADANSAYTLEDIDIFKQLDEFNLMMIEQPLASDDIIDHAVLQKQIKTPICLDESIQSLEDVRKAIELGSCGVINIKIGRVGGISEAKRIHDYCEEKGIPVWCGGMLESGIGRAHNIALTSLSNFVMPGDTAGSSHYWEQDIIKPEVIVEDGYILVPQEIGIGFKPNLEAIEKYTVTSKTYK from the coding sequence ATGAAAATAAAAGAAGTTACCATTAGGCATTTGAAAATGAAACTCAAAAATCCCTTCTCTACAAGCTTTGGCACCTTTGTTAATAAAGAATTTCTCTTATTGGAGGTAACAGATGAGCAGGGGACAATTGGTTTTGGAGAATCCGTTGCCTTTGATACCCCATGGTATACCGAAGAAACATTGAAAACTAATTGGCATATGCTTGAGGATTTTTTAATTCCTATGATTTTAAATAAAGAAATACAACATCCTGATGAAATTTTGGAGTTATTCAAAGGAATTCGAAAAAATAATATGGCTAAGTCCGCAATTGAAGGGGCATTCTGGGATATTTTTACCCAACAGACAAATCAGTCATTGGCACACGCCTTAGGTGGTAAAAAAGAGAAAATTGAAGTAGGAATTAGCTTAGGGATTCAAGGGTCGATTGAAAAACAAATAGACGTTGTGGATAAGGCTATAAAGAGCGGTTATAAACGGATTAAACTAAAAATCAAGCCAGGCTGGGACATCGAGTTGATGCGTGTTCTTCGGGAACACTTCCCGGATACGCCAATGATGGCCGATGCAAATTCGGCGTATACGTTAGAGGATATTGATATTTTTAAACAATTGGATGAATTTAACTTAATGATGATCGAACAACCCCTTGCATCGGATGATATTATTGACCATGCTGTATTACAAAAACAAATCAAAACACCAATTTGTTTAGATGAAAGTATCCAATCATTGGAAGATGTGAGGAAAGCAATTGAATTAGGAAGCTGTGGCGTTATCAATATTAAAATTGGCCGTGTTGGAGGAATTTCGGAAGCGAAAAGAATCCATGATTATTGTGAAGAAAAGGGTATACCCGTTTGGTGCGGCGGCATGCTAGAATCCGGAATTGGACGAGCACATAATATCGCGTTAACTTCACTATCTAACTTTGTTATGCCAGGTGATACTGCAGGTTCAAGCCATTATTGGGAGCAAGATATTATTAAGCCCGAGGTTATTGTTGAGGACGGATACATCTTGGTCCCGCAAGAAATCGGGATTGGCTTTAAACCGAATTTAGAAGCAATTGAGAAATACACAGTAACTAGTAAAACATATAAATAG
- a CDS encoding VCBS repeat-containing protein yields the protein MNNQFNWRRVPGIPLSSGQTVVASQVGDVTGDGYPDWVYLIGTQQPDSPYITNIQLILKNGQTNQYQTFPLPENAGYEPTIWLGDLTGNGVKDIFIVMDSGGSGGIIFAYVYSFIQGRMTKIFDSIQFNEQHPYKVHYQNNYSVNVYSGNPRKKYTLDLRYKGAEYLNEIYNANGTLKQPIEGWVDPISALYPIDVARNGKYDLLGLQQIAGRYHADGLGYVENLLHWNGQEFLIVRQIVAIYGEEF from the coding sequence ATGAACAATCAATTTAATTGGAGAAGGGTTCCCGGTATCCCTCTTTCCTCAGGTCAAACAGTTGTAGCAAGCCAGGTTGGTGATGTTACGGGGGATGGCTATCCAGATTGGGTGTATTTAATCGGTACCCAACAACCTGATAGCCCGTATATAACAAATATTCAGCTTATACTTAAAAATGGTCAAACAAATCAATATCAGACGTTCCCTCTTCCTGAAAATGCAGGTTATGAGCCAACAATCTGGTTAGGGGATTTAACTGGAAATGGAGTAAAAGACATTTTCATTGTCATGGATTCTGGCGGGAGTGGAGGTATTATCTTTGCGTACGTATACTCATTTATCCAAGGAAGAATGACTAAAATATTTGATTCCATCCAATTTAATGAGCAGCATCCATATAAGGTGCATTACCAAAATAATTATAGCGTCAACGTGTACAGTGGAAATCCAAGAAAAAAATATACCCTAGATCTGCGTTATAAAGGGGCAGAATACCTAAATGAAATCTATAATGCAAATGGAACTTTAAAACAACCAATAGAAGGATGGGTAGATCCAATTAGTGCCCTTTATCCAATTGATGTTGCGCGAAATGGTAAATATGATTTGCTCGGACTGCAGCAAATTGCAGGTCGTTATCATGCCGATGGATTAGGTTATGTTGAAAATCTTCTGCATTGGAATGGTCAAGAGTTTCTTATTGTGCGTCAAATTGTCGCAATTTATGGAGAAGAATTTTAA
- a CDS encoding S66 peptidase family protein has translation MIRYPHLSEPVKIGVTAPSSGLHLEQHSLLEEAVYRMKKKGYEFLIGQTCWTEYKLKSAPAKTRADELNQMLQDDAVQLIYPPWGGELLIEILEHIDFKSIKPKWILGYSDISTLLFAITLNTGIATAHGPNLIDLRGQISDSTTAMWEKVLFTKKGEEIIQYPSEMYQLRWQHDYVTDWVYHLTEPTKWKTIKNRPMLIKGRLLGGCIDVIRHLVGTPFGDVAQFQQKYINNEPIVWYFENCELSVPDLRRSLVQMKLAGWFENCSGILFGRSAANETASDYHILDIYLELAEEINVPIAYDIDCGHMPPQLTLINGAYAEVRVYNNNGTMVKQVFK, from the coding sequence ATGATTCGTTATCCACATTTAAGTGAACCAGTAAAGATTGGTGTTACTGCACCTTCATCTGGATTACATTTGGAACAGCACTCCTTATTGGAAGAGGCAGTGTATCGAATGAAAAAGAAAGGCTATGAGTTCTTAATAGGACAAACCTGTTGGACTGAATATAAGTTAAAATCAGCACCCGCAAAAACGAGGGCAGACGAACTGAACCAGATGCTGCAAGATGACGCTGTCCAGTTAATATATCCACCTTGGGGCGGAGAATTATTGATCGAAATTTTGGAGCATATTGATTTTAAAAGTATCAAGCCTAAATGGATACTTGGATATTCAGATATAAGTACATTGTTATTTGCTATAACATTAAATACAGGAATTGCAACAGCACATGGTCCAAATTTGATTGATTTACGTGGACAAATATCCGACTCTACAACAGCCATGTGGGAAAAAGTTCTATTCACAAAAAAGGGAGAGGAAATCATCCAATATCCATCTGAAATGTATCAACTCAGATGGCAGCACGATTATGTAACGGACTGGGTTTATCATCTAACGGAACCTACTAAATGGAAAACCATTAAAAATAGGCCAATGTTGATTAAAGGGCGTTTACTTGGTGGATGTATTGATGTCATTCGTCATTTAGTCGGCACGCCTTTTGGGGATGTAGCGCAGTTCCAACAAAAATACATAAACAATGAGCCAATCGTCTGGTACTTTGAAAACTGTGAATTGTCGGTACCAGATCTACGTAGATCACTTGTTCAGATGAAATTAGCTGGATGGTTTGAAAATTGCAGTGGAATTCTTTTTGGAAGAAGTGCAGCAAATGAAACAGCGAGTGATTATCATATATTAGATATCTATCTGGAGCTTGCTGAAGAAATTAATGTGCCCATTGCGTATGATATTGATTGTGGACATATGCCGCCTCAGCTTACCCTTATTAACGGAGCATATGCAGAAGTGCGGGTTTATAATAACAACGGAACAATGGTTAAACAGGTATTTAAATAA
- a CDS encoding universal stress protein, producing MYKYILLAADGSENAVRATKEAIKVALCNADSIIEVVYVIDYDKSKSEVLHSSSTEALFLERRKKISKVEQTLKESNVSYKVTFLHGTPGPEIVKYANEHQVELVVIGSRGLNGLQEMVLGSVSHKVMKRVNCPALIVK from the coding sequence TTGTACAAATACATTTTACTTGCTGCTGATGGATCTGAAAATGCCGTCCGTGCTACAAAGGAAGCGATTAAAGTGGCTTTATGTAACGCGGATTCAATCATTGAGGTAGTCTATGTGATAGACTACGATAAATCGAAATCTGAAGTGTTACATTCAAGCTCTACTGAAGCTTTATTTTTGGAGCGACGCAAAAAAATATCTAAAGTCGAACAAACACTTAAAGAATCAAATGTATCGTACAAAGTGACTTTTTTACATGGTACACCGGGTCCTGAAATCGTTAAATATGCCAATGAACACCAGGTAGAATTAGTTGTCATTGGCAGTCGCGGTTTAAATGGATTACAGGAGATGGTGCTGGGGAGTGTGAGTCATAAAGTCATGAAACGCGTTAACTGCCCTGCATTAATTGTAAAATAA
- a CDS encoding SulP family inorganic anion transporter — MQSLQQQWFGNIRGDILSGIVVALALIPEAIAFSIIAGVDPMVGLYASFTMAVIIAFAGGRPGMISAATGAMALVMVPLVRDYGLEYLFAATLLTGVIQILFGVLKVAKLMKFIPNAVMIGFVNSLAILIFMAQVPHFVGISTMTYVFVGITLILVYTLPRFIKVIPAPLIAIVALTVVAIFSGVNLRTIGDLGTITQTLPSFIIPDVPFSLETFKIIFPFSISLAIVGLVESLLTSQIVDDMTGTESNKNQEARGQGIANIVTGLFGGMAGCAMIGQSVINVKSGGRGRLSTLVAGLFLMFLILVLGELVVKIPMPVLVGIMIMVCIGTFDWSSFKYLVIAPRTDALVMLTTVVIVVWTHDLSKGVIAGVVLSAVFFVVKISSIKITQENHRFIVNGQLFFASTDSFIDYFKYNEFKSESIQIDFSNSRIWDDSGVGALVKVQELLKERGLKVEVVELDASSKKIISKLESLSSSH; from the coding sequence ATGCAAAGTTTACAACAACAATGGTTCGGCAATATCCGCGGCGATATTTTATCTGGAATTGTCGTAGCACTTGCACTTATTCCGGAAGCCATTGCGTTTTCCATTATCGCTGGTGTTGATCCAATGGTTGGTCTATATGCATCCTTCACGATGGCTGTCATTATAGCATTTGCCGGTGGACGCCCTGGGATGATATCAGCAGCTACAGGAGCGATGGCATTAGTAATGGTCCCGTTGGTTCGGGATTACGGTTTAGAATATTTATTTGCTGCAACCCTTTTAACTGGGGTCATTCAAATACTCTTTGGTGTTCTAAAAGTAGCCAAGTTAATGAAGTTTATCCCGAACGCTGTCATGATTGGATTTGTAAACTCATTAGCGATTTTAATCTTTATGGCACAGGTCCCACATTTTGTCGGTATATCAACGATGACTTATGTCTTTGTAGGAATAACTTTAATACTTGTTTATACATTACCACGTTTTATAAAAGTGATTCCAGCACCGCTTATCGCAATTGTTGCATTAACAGTTGTTGCAATATTTAGTGGTGTAAATTTGAGAACCATTGGTGATTTAGGAACGATTACTCAAACTCTGCCATCATTTATTATTCCGGATGTTCCCTTCAGTCTAGAAACATTTAAAATTATATTTCCTTTCTCCATTTCACTTGCCATTGTGGGTTTAGTGGAATCCTTGTTAACCTCTCAAATAGTTGATGACATGACTGGAACTGAGAGCAACAAAAATCAAGAGGCAAGAGGACAAGGGATTGCCAATATTGTCACAGGATTATTTGGTGGAATGGCTGGTTGTGCGATGATTGGTCAATCCGTTATTAATGTAAAGTCTGGTGGACGAGGTCGATTATCTACATTAGTTGCAGGTTTATTCCTTATGTTTTTAATTCTTGTATTAGGTGAATTAGTAGTGAAAATTCCGATGCCGGTTTTGGTTGGAATTATGATTATGGTATGTATCGGAACTTTCGATTGGTCTTCGTTTAAGTATCTGGTTATTGCGCCACGTACAGACGCCTTAGTTATGCTTACGACAGTAGTAATTGTCGTTTGGACACATGACCTTTCAAAAGGTGTTATTGCTGGAGTGGTTTTAAGCGCCGTATTCTTTGTAGTCAAAATATCATCCATAAAAATCACGCAAGAAAATCATCGTTTTATTGTGAATGGGCAACTTTTCTTTGCTTCAACTGACTCTTTCATCGACTACTTTAAATATAATGAATTTAAAAGCGAGTCCATTCAAATTGACTTTTCAAATAGCCGAATTTGGGATGATTCTGGTGTTGGTGCACTAGTAAAAGTACAAGAACTTTTAAAAGAAAGAGGGCTTAAAGTGGAGGTTGTCGAACTAGATGCTTCCAGTAAGAAAATCATATCAAAACTAGAAAGCTTATCTTCATCACATTAG
- a CDS encoding recombinase family protein: MIYGYLRPLYNDEYCEIQLKRLQDCEEIFQELHGLPKKRVELERMLMALRKGDSIIVERMFAIADTTRHLMELLKLCEKDGVTIQFIGEGIDSKRVLNFTLAEMLEHLLIFQSDIVKQSTILGIANAKEQGKTIGRPKKSDDNIKKAIAMYHSGNYTLLEIKNETGISKSTLYRYLELEEI, encoded by the coding sequence ATGATTTATGGGTATTTACGCCCTTTATATAACGATGAATATTGCGAAATTCAGTTAAAGCGTCTTCAAGATTGTGAAGAGATTTTTCAAGAATTACATGGGTTACCGAAAAAAAGAGTGGAACTTGAGCGAATGTTAATGGCCTTGCGAAAAGGCGATAGTATTATTGTTGAACGAATGTTTGCAATAGCTGATACAACAAGACACCTTATGGAACTACTAAAATTATGTGAAAAAGATGGAGTAACCATTCAGTTTATAGGGGAAGGGATAGATAGCAAAAGAGTATTAAATTTCACGTTAGCTGAAATGTTGGAGCATCTACTTATCTTCCAATCTGATATCGTTAAACAATCAACCATCCTTGGAATCGCCAATGCAAAAGAACAGGGAAAAACGATTGGTCGGCCTAAAAAATCAGACGACAATATAAAAAAGGCTATTGCGATGTATCATTCAGGTAATTACACATTACTTGAAATCAAAAATGAAACCGGTATAAGCAAATCAACCCTTTATCGGTATTTAGAATTAGAAGAAATATAG
- a CDS encoding SDR family oxidoreductase — protein sequence MRLQDKVAIVTGAASGMGKAIAETYAKEGAKVVVSDYNFEGAQAVADSIKAAGGEAIANRTNVAELADLENLFAETKAAFGKLDILVNNAGIMDGMEPVGEISDEKWDRVFAVNTTGVMRAMRIATNIFLEQGHGVIVNNISAGGLRGARAGAAYTASKHAVTGLTKNTAYMYANSGIRCNGIAPGGVMTNIQSSMTNVSEFGAGRQGTGLGTMPRAGQPEEIAQLALFLGSDESSFVNGQVIAADAGWTAY from the coding sequence ATGAGATTACAGGACAAAGTAGCAATTGTTACAGGAGCAGCTTCAGGTATGGGGAAAGCAATCGCTGAAACTTATGCTAAAGAAGGTGCAAAGGTTGTTGTATCTGATTACAATTTCGAGGGTGCACAAGCTGTAGCAGATAGCATTAAAGCTGCTGGTGGAGAAGCAATTGCAAACCGTACAAACGTCGCTGAATTAGCTGATTTAGAAAACCTATTTGCTGAAACGAAAGCAGCATTCGGTAAACTAGACATTTTAGTAAACAATGCTGGGATCATGGACGGCATGGAACCTGTTGGTGAAATTTCAGATGAAAAATGGGATCGCGTATTTGCAGTAAACACGACTGGTGTTATGCGTGCAATGCGTATCGCTACAAATATCTTTTTAGAACAAGGCCACGGGGTTATCGTGAACAACATCTCTGCAGGTGGTTTACGTGGAGCTCGTGCTGGTGCAGCATATACTGCCTCTAAACACGCCGTAACTGGATTAACTAAAAATACAGCATATATGTATGCTAACTCTGGTATCCGTTGTAACGGAATTGCACCAGGTGGCGTTATGACAAACATCCAATCTTCTATGACAAATGTTTCTGAGTTCGGTGCAGGTCGTCAAGGTACAGGCCTTGGTACTATGCCTCGTGCAGGTCAACCCGAAGAAATTGCACAACTTGCATTATTCTTAGGTTCTGACGAGTCGAGCTTTGTAAATGGTCAAGTAATCGCAGCAGACGCTGGTTGGACTGCTTATTAA
- a CDS encoding TetR/AcrR family transcriptional regulator, giving the protein MGQIDLRVVKTKEALHIALLTLLKNKPLEAISISEICRIAKVNRGTFYLHYTQVGELFEEYFKEIMDDLANSYQEPYRHVAKLNPKELNPSTVRIFHHVEKYKEYYRIILSKNVPLTYYYLLLEEVKSLLTGNLEKDHKIEEDIDSDFQASYAANAILGLIIQWYNDDFQQKAGYLSEQLVKILRLT; this is encoded by the coding sequence TTGGGTCAAATTGATTTAAGAGTTGTGAAGACGAAGGAAGCACTTCATATAGCTTTACTAACATTATTAAAAAATAAACCTTTAGAAGCCATTTCAATTTCTGAAATTTGTCGAATTGCGAAGGTGAATAGAGGCACTTTTTATTTACATTACACACAAGTAGGAGAATTATTTGAAGAATACTTTAAAGAAATCATGGATGACTTGGCAAATTCCTATCAGGAGCCATATCGACATGTGGCAAAGCTTAATCCTAAAGAATTAAATCCATCGACAGTACGAATTTTCCACCATGTTGAAAAATATAAAGAATATTATCGTATAATATTGTCCAAAAATGTACCACTTACTTATTACTATTTATTGCTTGAAGAGGTTAAAAGTCTATTAACGGGCAACCTAGAAAAAGACCATAAAATTGAAGAAGATATTGACTCAGATTTTCAGGCTTCTTATGCGGCGAATGCTATTTTAGGATTAATCATTCAATGGTATAATGATGACTTTCAGCAAAAGGCAGGCTATTTAAGTGAGCAGCTTGTAAAAATTCTAAGATTAACCTAA
- a CDS encoding ABC transporter ATP-binding protein, whose amino-acid sequence MLSKFFAYYKPHKRLFIVDFSSAIIVAILELAFPMAVQWFIDDLLPTNEWGMIVKVSILLLFVFVISTVLNFIVNYLGHKLGINIETDMRQDLFNHLQKQSFRFFDNNKTGHLMSRITNDLFDIGEFAHHGPEDFFIAIMTFIGAFAIMFNVNPTLAFVALVAVPFLIWIVTYSNKKMNAAWKEMYGKIADVNGRIEDSVSGIRVVQSFTNEKFEMKRFREQNGLFKTAKLMGYKVMSGTHSGIYMMTRLLTLAVLVVGAWLSFNGKLSYGELVSFVLYTNVLIKPIDKISALLELYPKGMAGFKRFQEMLNEQPEVQDKAGAIDVEYLHGDIKFENVTFGYEGDKVILNDISFELRAGEMTAFVGPSGAGKTTICSLIPRFYDVNSGAISIDGLDIRDMSKRSLRDQIGIVQQDVFLFTGTIRENIAYGKLGASEDEILEALRKAHLEEFVNNLSDGLETEIGERGLKLSGGQKQRLAIARMFLKNPPILILDEATSALDTETEKIIQESLAELAENRTTLVIAHRLATIKDADRVMVVTPNGIEEDGSYNELVADNGIFARLHQHQYS is encoded by the coding sequence ATGCTTTCCAAGTTTTTTGCCTATTATAAACCGCATAAGCGGCTATTTATAGTCGATTTTTCGAGTGCAATCATTGTAGCCATTTTAGAATTAGCGTTTCCAATGGCAGTCCAATGGTTTATCGATGATTTACTTCCAACGAACGAATGGGGAATGATCGTAAAGGTAAGTATTTTATTACTATTTGTATTTGTCATTAGTACGGTTTTAAACTTCATCGTAAACTACCTTGGACATAAACTGGGTATCAATATTGAAACAGATATGCGACAGGATTTATTTAACCATCTTCAAAAGCAATCCTTCCGTTTCTTCGATAATAATAAAACAGGACATTTAATGAGTCGTATTACAAATGATCTGTTCGATATTGGAGAATTCGCTCATCATGGACCGGAAGACTTTTTCATTGCAATTATGACGTTCATCGGGGCATTTGCGATTATGTTCAACGTCAATCCAACTTTAGCTTTCGTCGCGCTAGTTGCTGTGCCATTCTTAATTTGGATTGTTACATATAGCAATAAAAAAATGAATGCAGCTTGGAAAGAGATGTATGGCAAGATTGCTGATGTAAATGGTCGAATTGAAGATAGTGTTTCTGGAATCCGTGTTGTCCAATCATTTACAAACGAAAAGTTTGAAATGAAACGCTTCCGCGAACAAAACGGGTTGTTTAAGACAGCGAAATTAATGGGATATAAAGTAATGTCTGGTACACATTCAGGAATCTACATGATGACAAGGCTGCTAACATTAGCCGTTCTAGTAGTAGGGGCGTGGTTAAGCTTTAATGGAAAACTTTCCTACGGGGAACTAGTCAGCTTTGTCCTATACACAAATGTGTTAATAAAACCGATTGATAAAATTAGTGCGTTGCTTGAGCTCTATCCAAAAGGAATGGCAGGATTCAAACGATTCCAAGAAATGTTAAATGAACAACCCGAAGTGCAAGATAAAGCGGGTGCAATCGATGTTGAATATTTGCATGGCGACATTAAATTTGAAAATGTTACCTTTGGCTATGAAGGAGACAAAGTAATATTAAATGATATTTCCTTTGAGTTAAGAGCTGGGGAAATGACTGCTTTTGTTGGTCCATCTGGTGCAGGAAAAACAACGATATGTTCTTTAATACCGCGATTCTATGATGTAAATAGTGGTGCCATTTCAATCGATGGACTAGATATTCGAGATATGTCCAAACGTTCATTGCGTGACCAAATCGGAATCGTCCAACAGGATGTATTCTTATTTACTGGGACAATTCGCGAAAATATTGCTTATGGTAAACTCGGTGCTTCAGAGGATGAGATTCTCGAGGCATTAAGAAAAGCACATTTAGAGGAATTTGTTAATAATTTATCGGATGGATTAGAAACAGAAATTGGTGAACGAGGCTTGAAGCTTTCGGGAGGACAAAAGCAAAGGCTTGCGATTGCTCGTATGTTCTTAAAAAATCCACCAATTCTTATCTTGGACGAAGCTACATCTGCCCTTGATACAGAAACTGAAAAGATTATTCAAGAGTCATTAGCGGAATTAGCAGAAAACCGTACCACTCTTGTTATTGCCCATCGACTAGCTACTATTAAGGATGCAGATCGTGTCATGGTCGTAACTCCTAATGGTATAGAAGAAGACGGCTCTTACAATGAGTTAGTTGCAGACAATGGAATCTTTGCAAGATTACACCAACATCAATATAGTTAA